One window of Methanobacterium alkalithermotolerans genomic DNA carries:
- a CDS encoding phosphoglycolate phosphatase, whose protein sequence is MNIKAVALDIDGTITDPTRKLCLSAAEAIQKVEKQGIPVIIVTGNILCFTMATSVLLGASGGLVAENGGVVISRDEVKVLGDYEKSKLAFDYLKSKEDVEKVGFSDLRVSEIALRRTVPVNQVKNTLKDFDIEVYDTQFALHLTDPQVNKGSSLELITGELGIKTRDIMAVGDSENDIDFLKVAGLKVAVANGDNELKKMADYITTKKYGDGVKEAIERFIL, encoded by the coding sequence ATGAATATTAAAGCAGTGGCACTGGATATAGATGGTACTATAACCGATCCTACTCGGAAACTTTGTTTAAGTGCAGCAGAAGCCATACAAAAAGTTGAAAAACAGGGTATACCGGTTATAATTGTAACAGGGAATATTTTATGCTTTACCATGGCTACTTCTGTTTTATTAGGGGCCTCCGGAGGATTAGTGGCTGAAAATGGAGGGGTGGTTATATCCCGGGATGAAGTAAAGGTACTGGGTGATTATGAAAAATCAAAATTAGCCTTTGATTATCTTAAATCTAAAGAAGACGTGGAAAAGGTTGGATTTTCAGATTTAAGAGTCTCTGAGATTGCATTACGTCGTACTGTACCGGTTAATCAGGTTAAAAATACTCTTAAAGACTTTGATATTGAGGTATATGACACCCAGTTTGCCCTGCACCTTACTGACCCCCAGGTGAATAAGGGATCTTCTCTGGAGCTAATTACCGGTGAACTCGGTATTAAAACCAGGGATATCATGGCGGTGGGAGATAGTGAAAATGATATTGATTTTTTAAAGGTGGCCGGACTTAAAGTGGCTGTGGCCAATGGAGATAATGAGTTAAAAAAAATGGCTGATTATATCACCACTAAAAAATATGGTGATGGGGTAAAAGAGGCTATAGAGAGGTTTATATTATGA
- the hypD gene encoding hydrogenase formation protein HypD — MKNLSKEIIGRIQEISRPVKIMHVCGSHEHTIMQHGLRTLLPKEVQVVAGPGCPVCCVPAREIDECLQLAEKGVTITTFGDMLRVPGSDSSLQQAREDGADVRIVYGVNNAVEIAQKTDNDVVFMAAGFETTAPTTASELLAGPPENFSILSCHRLIPPALEFLIESGEVNLNALIEPGHVSTIIGTHPYVPFSEKYGIPQVIAGFNPLDILMAVYMILRQIKEGKAEVQNEYKRAVKDEGNIKAQQALEDVFEITSREWRGFPQIPESVYEVRKEFSDFDARKKYDIQVKEVKEAPTGCICGPILRGVARPEECTLFKKECNPLNPIGACMVSKEGTCHIAYRYSSL; from the coding sequence ATGAAAAACCTTTCCAAAGAAATTATTGGACGTATTCAGGAGATTTCAAGACCAGTAAAGATTATGCATGTATGCGGATCACATGAACACACCATTATGCAGCACGGATTACGTACTCTGCTTCCAAAAGAAGTACAGGTGGTAGCTGGGCCTGGTTGCCCGGTTTGCTGTGTACCTGCCCGGGAAATAGATGAATGCTTGCAGCTGGCTGAAAAAGGAGTGACCATCACCACCTTTGGGGACATGCTACGGGTTCCAGGATCAGATAGCTCACTGCAACAGGCCAGGGAAGATGGAGCTGATGTTAGAATTGTCTATGGGGTTAACAATGCCGTTGAGATAGCACAAAAAACAGATAATGATGTGGTATTTATGGCGGCTGGATTTGAAACCACCGCTCCTACCACTGCTTCTGAATTACTGGCAGGACCTCCTGAGAATTTCTCTATACTATCCTGCCACCGGCTGATTCCTCCGGCCCTGGAATTTTTAATAGAATCCGGAGAAGTTAATCTAAATGCCTTAATTGAACCAGGGCATGTTTCCACCATAATTGGAACTCATCCTTATGTTCCTTTTTCTGAAAAATATGGAATACCACAGGTTATCGCTGGATTTAATCCACTTGATATATTAATGGCAGTATATATGATACTGCGTCAGATTAAAGAGGGTAAAGCAGAAGTTCAAAATGAATACAAACGAGCAGTAAAGGATGAGGGCAATATAAAAGCTCAACAGGCACTGGAAGATGTATTTGAAATAACCAGCAGGGAATGGAGGGGCTTTCCCCAAATACCAGAATCCGTATATGAGGTCAGAAAAGAATTTTCAGACTTTGATGCCCGGAAAAAATACGATATTCAGGTAAAAGAGGTTAAAGAGGCACCTACTGGATGTATATGTGGGCCTATATTACGGGGGGTTGCTCGCCCCGAAGAATGTACCTTATTTAAAAAAGAATGCAATCCTTTAAATCCTATTGGGGCCTGCATGGTCTCTAAAGAGGGCACCTGCCATATTGCCTACCGCTACAGCTCATTATGA
- a CDS encoding HIT family protein codes for METEPHPRDLITQTRYWYIFLDPDQKNLGTCIVSLKRESGHLSSLKPAEWQEFIKIVYQLEKSIKKAFKATLFNWGCFLSEIEENKLLHLEWHVIPRYQQKLEFEKKSFSDPCFGKSTIQICGETLILPYSLRNKIISKIRENLNI; via the coding sequence ATGGAAACAGAACCCCATCCTAGGGACCTGATAACCCAGACCCGATACTGGTATATTTTCTTAGATCCTGACCAGAAAAACCTGGGAACTTGCATAGTGTCCTTAAAAAGGGAATCAGGTCATCTTTCTTCTTTAAAGCCTGCTGAATGGCAGGAATTTATAAAAATTGTTTATCAACTGGAAAAAAGCATAAAAAAAGCTTTCAAAGCCACTTTATTTAATTGGGGCTGTTTTTTAAGTGAAATTGAAGAGAATAAACTACTTCATCTGGAGTGGCATGTAATACCTCGCTACCAGCAGAAACTTGAATTTGAGAAAAAATCATTTTCAGACCCTTGCTTTGGTAAAAGCACCATTCAAATATGTGGAGAAACATTAATCCTACCTTATAGCTTAAGGAATAAAATAATAAGCAAAATCAGGGAAAACCTGAATATTTGA
- a CDS encoding class I SAM-dependent methyltransferase produces MSGNKIWFLGRGFEEYLLMFNLNLNNLKNCRILDCNAGASSFTTHMHKRGYDVTAADMLYGPNPEDIEKITSHDFKTLMDAHKGLEDKVEWGFFKDLAEMMAYREKCYKEFYQDYKNSFNHRYVPEKLPDLNFPDKSFHLVLSSHLLFLYDDRLDYEFHLDSIREMLRVSRDEVRIYPIISINGKGKHSTYLKQIIEDLSPDYYLDIQPVKYQFRRGANEMLCIKKINRNRDSCGLVTYDAIKVEGK; encoded by the coding sequence TTGTCTGGCAATAAAATATGGTTTTTAGGTAGGGGTTTTGAGGAATACTTGTTAATGTTCAATTTAAATTTAAATAACCTGAAAAACTGTCGCATATTGGATTGTAATGCTGGTGCCAGTTCTTTTACCACGCACATGCATAAGAGGGGCTATGATGTCACTGCCGCTGATATGCTATATGGCCCTAATCCCGAGGATATAGAAAAAATAACTTCCCATGATTTTAAAACTTTGATGGATGCCCATAAGGGTCTGGAAGATAAGGTTGAGTGGGGTTTTTTTAAAGACCTGGCGGAAATGATGGCTTACCGTGAAAAATGTTATAAAGAGTTTTACCAGGACTATAAAAATTCATTTAATCATCGCTATGTCCCGGAAAAACTTCCTGATTTAAATTTCCCAGATAAAAGTTTTCATCTAGTTTTATCTTCCCATTTACTATTTTTATATGATGATAGGCTCGATTATGAGTTTCACCTGGATTCTATTAGAGAAATGCTCCGGGTTAGTAGGGATGAAGTCCGTATATACCCCATTATAAGTATCAATGGTAAAGGAAAGCATTCAACCTATTTAAAACAAATCATAGAAGACCTGAGTCCTGACTATTACCTGGATATTCAACCGGTAAAATATCAGTTCCGTAGAGGTGCCAATGAAATGCTATGTATTAAAAAAATAAATAGGAATAGAGATAGCTGTGGCCTGGTAACCTATGATGCCATAAAAGTAGAAGGCAAATAA
- a CDS encoding type II toxin-antitoxin system VapC family toxin, translated as MKIVIDESALFDKDFCQYLLQGEEECYLSALSYLEYLSWQLNNGNTPTMVDVFLSEMNIEVVPFGKKEVKEAIKLASSQKNPMDLAGLATASSQDVMLISNLEKEYSDIILVESTRQFMENNK; from the coding sequence ATGAAAATAGTTATTGATGAATCTGCCTTATTTGATAAAGATTTCTGCCAGTATCTACTTCAAGGTGAAGAAGAATGTTATTTATCTGCGTTATCTTACCTGGAATACCTCTCCTGGCAGTTGAATAATGGCAACACTCCCACCATGGTGGATGTATTCCTGTCAGAAATGAATATAGAAGTAGTTCCATTTGGGAAAAAAGAAGTAAAAGAAGCTATTAAATTAGCATCTTCACAAAAAAATCCTATGGATCTGGCTGGACTTGCTACTGCTTCATCACAGGATGTAATGTTAATCAGTAATCTTGAAAAAGAATATTCCGATATAATCCTGGTGGAAAGTACCCGGCAGTTTATGGAAAACAATAAATGA
- a CDS encoding AbrB/MazE/SpoVT family DNA-binding domain-containing protein: MVSVTKKFQVTIPREVREDLNIKSGDRIVFVKNQEGNWELMTITALTKRMLESANGEMDP, from the coding sequence ATGGTAAGTGTTACAAAAAAATTTCAGGTGACTATCCCCCGGGAAGTAAGGGAGGATCTTAATATTAAATCGGGAGATAGGATAGTTTTTGTTAAAAATCAGGAAGGAAACTGGGAACTTATGACTATAACTGCTCTTACTAAACGAATGTTGGAATCAGCCAATGGGGAGATGGATCCATGA
- a CDS encoding ABC transporter permease, protein MAELEGIYTIWLRETKRFFRYRSRIVTSVVTPMLWLLIFGTGLGAAVRFGNMPGGYEAFIYPGIIGQTILFTSIFSGLSVIMDRQYGFLKEILVAPISRPSLVMGKALGISTAAVIQATILLILSFIVGVPMTPVVFILCMGIALVMSVGLGGLGLVIAAFTDSMEGFNLIMSFIVLPMFLLSGALFPITGLPSWLQTGVYLNPLTYGVDALRYAILGESALPLGVSIIVISAFAVMMVLVSSLLFSKKEQSLM, encoded by the coding sequence ATGGCAGAACTGGAAGGAATTTACACCATATGGTTGAGGGAAACCAAGAGATTTTTCAGATACCGCTCCCGGATTGTAACCTCAGTGGTAACTCCTATGCTATGGCTTTTAATATTTGGAACAGGGCTGGGAGCAGCAGTGCGCTTTGGGAATATGCCGGGAGGCTATGAGGCCTTCATTTATCCGGGAATTATTGGACAAACCATTCTATTCACCTCCATTTTTTCTGGACTTTCCGTAATTATGGATAGGCAGTATGGATTTTTAAAAGAAATTCTGGTAGCTCCTATTTCACGACCATCACTTGTAATGGGCAAGGCCCTGGGTATAAGCACAGCAGCAGTAATTCAAGCCACTATATTGCTCATATTATCCTTTATTGTGGGAGTTCCTATGACTCCGGTGGTATTCATACTGTGCATGGGGATTGCTTTAGTTATGTCAGTAGGATTGGGGGGATTGGGACTGGTTATCGCAGCTTTTACTGATAGTATGGAGGGTTTCAATCTTATAATGAGTTTTATTGTATTGCCCATGTTCCTTTTAAGTGGAGCATTATTTCCCATTACGGGCTTACCCTCCTGGCTCCAGACTGGTGTTTACTTAAACCCCTTAACCTATGGGGTAGACGCTTTAAGATATGCCATTCTAGGTGAATCGGCTTTACCCCTGGGTGTTAGTATAATTGTGATTTCTGCTTTTGCAGTAATGATGGTTTTAGTATCTTCACTACTCTTTAGTAAGAAAGAACAGAGCTTAATGTGA
- a CDS encoding ATP-binding cassette domain-containing protein, with amino-acid sequence MEFIIETKNITKKYDGFTAVDSINLKVPKNSVYGVLGPNGAGKTTLISMLCTILKPTGGTGSVNGYDIQKQAKEVRESIGIVFQSRALDDILTGREHLEMHASLYGVPGNVRQDRIEEVLDLIALGKKADEYVKTYSGGMKRRLEIGRGLIHHPRVLFLDEPTLGLDPQTRESIWEYIKELNQAQDLTVLLTTHYMEEADKLCDEVAIINQGRIITADSPKNLKRELKADTLTLNVDSPEEFIIKVRSLKFIKEAFLLDGEVKLLVEMGENLIPEVVEFASREGFPIKSVELEHPSLEDVFIKFTGSKISSEGQ; translated from the coding sequence ATGGAATTTATAATTGAAACCAAAAACATAACCAAAAAATATGATGGATTCACTGCAGTGGATTCTATAAATCTCAAGGTTCCTAAAAACAGTGTATATGGTGTTCTAGGGCCGAATGGAGCGGGAAAAACAACCCTTATATCTATGCTATGCACCATACTTAAACCAACTGGAGGTACCGGTAGTGTGAATGGTTATGATATCCAAAAACAGGCCAAAGAGGTTCGAGAATCCATAGGAATAGTTTTTCAGTCCCGGGCCCTGGATGATATTTTAACTGGTAGGGAGCATCTGGAAATGCATGCTTCTTTGTATGGAGTGCCGGGGAATGTGCGTCAGGATAGAATTGAGGAAGTACTGGATTTGATTGCCCTGGGCAAAAAGGCAGATGAATATGTAAAAACATATTCTGGTGGAATGAAAAGGAGATTGGAAATTGGAAGAGGCTTAATTCACCACCCCCGGGTTTTATTTTTAGATGAACCCACTCTGGGTCTGGACCCTCAAACTAGAGAAAGCATCTGGGAATATATCAAAGAACTAAACCAGGCCCAGGATCTCACTGTACTTTTAACCACACATTATATGGAAGAGGCTGATAAGCTCTGTGATGAAGTGGCTATAATTAATCAGGGGAGGATCATTACCGCGGATTCTCCTAAAAATTTGAAAAGAGAATTAAAAGCAGATACCCTCACCCTCAATGTTGATTCTCCCGAAGAATTTATAATTAAGGTTCGGTCCCTAAAATTCATAAAGGAAGCATTTTTACTGGATGGGGAGGTTAAATTGCTGGTGGAGATGGGGGAAAATTTAATACCTGAAGTGGTGGAGTTTGCCAGTAGAGAAGGATTCCCTATAAAATCGGTGGAACTGGAACATCCCAGCCTGGAGGATGTTTTTATAAAATTCACAGGATCTAAGATTAGTAGTGAGGGCCAATAA